TGTCGAGATCAAGCCTACCCCTTTATGATGAAGTTAATTTAACACATTGATTAGGTTCTCAAGTAGATGGACTTTGTTCTTAAATAAGTtcctatttttcaaaattaacctATCCCTTTCAAATAAGATCAATAAAatataatcaaaccaaaattgtCAATGCATAGCCAAGGTTAAAATACTGTACAAAACTCACCCTTGAAGAAAATTTTACCTCATAGAATGAAAGATGCACACTATAAACGTATAACGATGTTAAAGATTCAGCATGAGTGAATTCTATATTTCTAGTTTAAGTTCTTAAACTTAAAAGTGAAGTACTGAATATGGGCACAGCCACTAGTGTCAAGACTAAATAGTTTATGTGGttctaaaataaaaagtagTTGAAGTTTTGCATTTAAAGGGCATTGAAGAAGGGTATTAGAATTTTTCTACTCATTAATTTgcatagaaataaataaaaactgaaatctgaagaaatatgaGAATAATAACTGCATCGTGTTATCTCATAAGGGTGGTGATCTTAAATTAGCTTAAAGATTGATAATCACCTTTCTCTTTACCTTATGAAGACCATCAGCTAATGCAAAACTAAACAAGTGATTGTAGAGAACACAAACTTCTTGACCATTCTCATTTCTTAAAATATTGATTCAATAGGTGGTTATTATCCAAAAATATTGTGACTCTGAGGTTACAAGACCAAGTTAATTTTACTCCATTCCCTTTTTTCAGTAGCCTATTATCTCTATAAAGATGTAATACTGTAGAAAAATTGTGTAGCAGAATATTGAGAGAGCACACTTATCTTTGGTTGTTGAGCTTTCAAAAGATCTTCGAACCACGAACTCTTAGAAATCCTGTATCAAAATATGTTAGCAATATAGATGGGCTGAGTCATATCATTTGACACTCTTCTTAAGACCATAGATGCCCCCAATGGTGTAACCGGGTGAGTTACGAATCGGCCTCCTAGATGAAACAACGCAATGACACCCCTAGTAGTTGTGCACTCAAGTACTCAACTATTAGACCCCTTCAAGTACTTCAACGTTGTGCTCTCAAAATACACTTAAGTCTAAACACTCAAAATAAGGGTAAAACCATATCTCAATCCTCACAACACACCATAACTTGAGTGAACTTTGTAGTTGGTTATTGGTGTGTATAATGGCTAGAGAtcccctctatttatagaggaataGAAAACAAACGAAGAGATAAAGTCTCTTATTCAAGTCTCtcacaagaagaggaagagataagGTCCCTCATTCAAGTCTCacacaagaagaggaagagataaggtccctcaaaatgaagagacaaagactctcatatagtgaagtaaAAGAGTCCCAAAGATGAAGAGATAAAGTCTTAAAAATGGAGACCGTATTAAGTATTATTTGTAAATATAGGAAATGTTATGAGAATACATAGAGATAAACATGTGAGAGGTCATACAAgaatataatataaaagatgGTCAAATATGAAAAgacaaaagaaaccaaaaggtaatttgaatcttataataatttaaattaaattaccaTTTAAATTTCAACAAATACAAAATCAATGAATGATGTCACCTTCAAGAAAAGAATAGCAAACCTCTGGCCCAAAAGAGTTTCCTTCAAGATTCCACTCAATAATACTAGAAATTGAAGTGAACTCTGCATTGAGTAAGATGAAAAGAATCAACTTTAACTCACAGAAGAAGCGCGTTTGCACAAATTTCCACTTGACTTGAGTAATGGATGAGAACAAACTGAGCAAGGCAGTTAtgatcggaaaaaaaaaaactgaattccTCTGTGACGCAACAGGGCATCTGGTGGACATCCAACACCAAAAAATGCTCAAACACGAAATCCAAGACGGTCACATGTAGCCCAAGATGTTTCTGAACATTGGATGCATGCCAAGCTCCTTGTTGTGCCATAGAGGATTCAAATCGGATACGGATCCTCTGTAGCGCACCCCTGTGCTACACGATCTATAGTGCGAGCTGTAGCGGTGACCCATGGATGATTTCAAACCAACAGTGAAGATCTCTAAGGGAAGAAAATGGTTTATGTACATGCGTTGCAGGATGTGGATTTAAGGGAACAGCCTCACAAGGTACAAGAGAGGAAAATCACCCATTTTTTTGCTATTCTCGGTCTGTTTTCTTTCTGCAATTCCACAGTTTTTCTTCGACGACCTCTTAGTGGGTGTTCATCTAGTCCTTTGATAAACCTAATTGGATCAGAAAATGAGAGGTTTATGAGTTGAatcctttataaaattattgatttattttagcTTCAATGGTTGGACAGTAATTTGTGAGTCATTCTCAAAAAATTAGACCACATGCAGGTGTCCGCATGTTAAGGACTAGTGTCACCTATAGCGTACGTTAGTAGCTTCTGTTGTAACTACCCATGTGGAGTTTGTTAGATTGTTAGAGTTCTTACCACTTGTAatcacctatatatatatatatatgtatccaATATCACTGATATTAATAAGGGAAATAATTAGTTCTCACATGGTATCAGTAGGTTACGACTCATACGAGTCTTTGTTCCTTCTACGAGTCTTTGTTCCTTCTTGTTTTGTTCTAATGGTGTCTCCGGTGGAAACCAGTGCCGTCTCTAACTATGGAGTGTCTTCTTCTCCAGTTGTTGTCAACGTCTCCCCGTAACTTCCGATCAAGCTCACCGCCTCCAATTATCTGATCTAGCGAGCACAGTTTCTGCCACTTCTCCAAGGGTATAATCTCCTCGGGTATGTTGACGGAACATTTCTGCGCCCCTCTATCTCTGATTTTGATCCATTGTGGACTACCACGACGATGACCTCATCCACCGTAATTCTCTGGGAATGGCAAGATGAACTAATTCGGAACTGGATCATCTCCTCCCTCTCTGAGGCGGCGGTTCCTCATGTTGTTTCTACTGTAACCTTGCACGATGCATGGATGATTCTTTCAAGAATCTTTGCTCCCTTGTTGCTCACATATGTCTTGGATCTCAAAGACAAACTCTCTCGTGTACAAAAGGCCTCTGAATCTGTTACTGAGTACATCCTCTCCATTTGGACTATCGTTAACACACTCGCAGTGATTGCTCAGCCTGTGTGTGATGACGATTTGGTTCTTGCCACTCTTCGAGGCCTTGGTGCTGACTACAGGGATTTCACAACCACAATTCACCTTCATGTCGAACCTGTTACGTTTGTTGAACTAATTGGAGTCCTACTTATTTATGAGGGCTACCTTCTTTCAACTCACAATGATGTTGCTTCTCCCCTGTCCACTGCAAATGTTACGTCTATTGGACCTGCTTCTGATACGAAGCATTTGAATTCTTGGACTGCAAATTATCGTGGTTATCACTCTCGTGGCCATCATAACAATAATTACAATTCTGACGGATCCCTCATCGAAGTGATTTGACACCACATCTCGACCAGATCGTCCTTTCAGAGCAATTAAAAGCGTCTTTTCTTTAGAGCGAATTCCTTTTCATTTGTTGTAGTTAGTGCTAATTGAGCCGTGTATTGTGAGTGTTACGGAT
This Macadamia integrifolia cultivar HAES 741 chromosome 10, SCU_Mint_v3, whole genome shotgun sequence DNA region includes the following protein-coding sequences:
- the LOC122092258 gene encoding uncharacterized protein LOC122092258, giving the protein MTSSTVILWEWQDELIRNWIISSLSEAAVPHVVSTVTLHDAWMILSRIFAPLLLTYVLDLKDKLSRVQKASESVTEYILSIWTIVNTLAVIAQPVCDDDLVLATLRGLGADYRDFTTTIHLHVEPVTFVELIGVLLIYEGYLLSTHNDVASPLSTANVTSIGPASDTKHLNSWTANYRGYHSRGHHNNNYNSDGSLIEVI